Proteins from one Gasterosteus aculeatus chromosome 11, fGasAcu3.hap1.1, whole genome shotgun sequence genomic window:
- the rab5c gene encoding ras-related protein Rab-5C has product MAGRGGPARTNATAASNKICQFKLVLLGESAVGKSSLVLRFVKGQFHEYQESTIGAAFLTQTVCLDDTTVKFEIWDTAGQERYHSLAPMYYRGAQAAIVVYDITNTDTFTRAKNWVKELQRQASPNIVIALAGNKADLANKRAIDFQEAQGYADDNSLLFMETSAKTAMNVNEIFMAIAKKLPKNEPQGGAGGGGRAGGGVVLTDGAAQDRGGNCCGRGN; this is encoded by the exons ATGGCGGGGCGAGGCGGACCGGCGCGGACCAACGCCACAGCGGCGAGCAACAAAATCTGCCAGTTTAAGCTGGTGCTGTTGGGGGAGTCGGCGGTGGGAAAGTCCAGCTTGGTGCTGCGCTTCGTCAAAGGACAGTTCCACGAGTACCAGGAGAGCACCATCGGCG cGGCCTTCCTCACCCAGACGGTATGTTTGGATGACACGACGGTGAAGTTTGAGATCTGGGACACCGCAGGACAGGAGCGGTATCACAGCTTGGCCCCCATGTACTACAGGGGGGCCCAGGCCGCCATCGTTGTCTACGATATCACCAACACA GACACATTCACACGTGCAAAGAACTGGGTGAAGGAGCTGCAGCGACAAGCCAGCCCGAATATTGTCATCGCGCTGGCAGGAAACAAAGCCGACCTGGCCAACAAGAGAGCCATCGACTTCCAG gAAGCTCAGGGATATGCGGATGACAACAGTTTGCTCTTCATGGAGACCTCAGCCAAGACGGCGATGAATGTCAATGAGATTTTTATGGCTATTG CCAAGAAACTTCCCAAGAACGAGCCTCAGGGAGGAGCGGGCGGCGGTGGGCGAGCCGGAGGCGGCGTGGTGCTGACGGACGGAGCAGCACAGGACCGAGGCGGCAACTGCTGTGGTCGCGGCAACTAG